A genomic stretch from Primulina huaijiensis isolate GDHJ02 chromosome 14, ASM1229523v2, whole genome shotgun sequence includes:
- the LOC140957366 gene encoding large ribosomal subunit protein uL11-like, with product MPPKFDPSQVVDVFVRVTGGEVGAASSLAPKIGPLGLSPKKIGEDIAKETAKDWKGLRVTVKLTVQNRQAKVTVVPSAAALVIKALKEPERDRKKTKNIKHNGNISLDDVIEIAKVMRSRSMAKDLAGTVKEILGTCVSVGCTVDGKDPKDLQQEITDGDVEIPHD from the coding sequence ATGCCTCCAAAGTTCGATCCGTCGCAGGTCGTCGACGTGTTTGTCCGCGTCACAGGTGGAGAGGTCGGCGCCGCCAGTTCGCTTGCCCCAAAAATCGGTCCCCTCGGGCTTTCTCCGAAGAAAATCGGTGAAGACATCGCGAAGGAAACGGCAAAGGATTGGAAAGGTCTCCGTGTAACCGTCAAGCTTACCGTACAAAACCGACAGGCCAAAGTCACTGTTGTTCCCTCCGCCGCCGCATTGGTCATCAAGGCATTGAAGGAGCCCGAGCGTGACAGGAAGAAGACGAAAAACATCAAGCACAACGGGAATATCTCGCTGGACGACGTTATCGAGATCGCGAAGGTGATGAGGTCCCGCTCCATGGCTAAGGATTTGGCTGGAACCGTCAAGGAGATTCTTGGCACTTGCGTTTCTGTTGGATGTACGGTCGACGGAAAGGATCCCAAGGATTTGCAGCAGGAGATCACCGATGGCGATGTGGAAATCCCACATGACTGA
- the LOC140957639 gene encoding vacuolar fusion protein MON1 homolog — protein sequence MASDSNSSSSSSSADSNYHQNPDYSLDQDLNRDSIDQSLDALENQLASISISSNPPSMALEDDEEEEDEEVEEPVESITISNGSLNGEIRGNEVEDEIEEKQIVGMSMAETSGVTKESSSLMWRNILEGEEAELSLSPTSSGYAGERGSTSGGDEINDDDDGDENEISEVKNDGVVGSHEPFISGKRHPDEDDASVSWRKRKKHFFILSHSGKPIFSRYGDEHKLAGFSATLQAIISFVENGGDRVKLVRAGKHQVIFLLKGPIYLVCISCTEEPYESLRGQLELLYGQMIVILTKSVNRCFEKNPKFDMTSLLGGTDTIFSSLIHSFSWNPATFLHAYSCLPLSHATRQAAGAILQDIADSGVLFALLMCRHKVISLVGAQKASLHPDDLLLLSNFITSSESFRTSESFSPICLPRYNSMAFLYAYVHYFDIDTYLILLTTSSDAFYHLKDCRIQVESVLLKSNLLSEVQRSLADGGMHVEDLSIEPTSRAGATSPHLGNPRSATDSPGRTTESSVGLGGPAGLWHFIYRSIYLDQYVSSEFSSPINSLRQQKRLYRAYQRIYASMHDKEVGPHKTQFRRDENYVLLCWVTSDFELYGAFDPLADKALAIKTCNRVCQWVKDVENEIFLLGASPFSW from the exons ATGGCTTCTGATTCAAATTCTTCATCCTCCAGCTCATCCGCCGATAGCAATTATCATCAAAACCCTGATTACAGTTTGGACCAGGATCTGAACCGGGATTCGATTGACCAATCGCTCGACGCCTTGGAAAATCAGTTAGCATCTATCTCAATTTCTTCCAATCCTCCTTCGATGGCACTGGAGGATGATGAAGAAGAGGAAGACGAAGAAGTGGAGGAACCCGTTGAGAGTATCACTATCTCGAACGGGTCTTTGAACGGAGAAATTAGAGGTAACGAGGTGGAAGACGAGATCGAGGAGAAGCAGATTGTAGGTATGTCAATGGCGGAGACTTCAGGTGTGACTAAAGAAAGCTCTTCGTTAATGTGGAGGAATATTTTGGAGGGAGAAGAAGCTGAGCTTTCCTTGAGTCCGACCAGCAGCGGATATGCCGGTGAGAGGGGAAGCACTAGTGGCGGTGATGAAattaatgatgatgatgatggggATGAGAATGAGATAAGTGAGGTTAAAAATGATGGAGTTGTGGGGTCCCATGAACCATTTATTTCCGGAAAACGCCACCCAGACGAG GACGATGCTTCAGTTTCgtggaggaagaggaagaaacatttttttattttgagtcaCTCCGGCAAACCCATATTTTCAAG ATATGGGGATGAGCATAAGCTAGCTGGATTCTCTGCGACATTGCAGGCCATAATTTCCTTTGTTGAAAATGG GGGAGACCGGGTCAAATTGGTGAGAGCTGGAAAACACCAG gtaatttttcttttgaaaggaCCTATTTACTTGGTGTGCATAAGTTGCACAGAAGAGCCTTATGAATCATTGAGGGGACAGCTGGAGCTCCTTTATGGTCAG ATGATAGTCATCCTCACAAAATCTGTAAATCGATGTTTCGAGAAGAATCCAAAGTTTGATATGACATCTCTGCTTGGAGGAACTGACACCATCTTCTCCTCTCTCATCCATTCTTTCAGTTG GAATCCTGCCACTTTTCTTCACGCCTACTCTTGTCTTCCACTTTCTCATGCGACACGTCAAGCTGCAGGTGCCATCTTGCAAGACATAGCTGATTCAGGAGTTCTGTTTGCACTCTTAATGTGTAGACATAAG GTTATCAGTCTTGTTGGTGCACAAAAAGCATCTCTTCATCCCGATGATTTACTGTTACTCTCAAATTTTATTACGTCTTCTGAATCATTTAG GACTTCAGAGTCTTTTTCACCAATTTGCCTGCCTAGATACAATTCCATGGCATTCCTTTATGCTTATGTGCATTATTTTGAT ATCGATACATATTTGATATTACTTACCACAAGTTCAGATGCTTTTTATCATCTAAAAGACTGCAG GATTCAAGTTGAAAGTGTACTTTTGAAGTCAAACTTGCTAAGTGAAGTTCAAAGATCCCTGGCAGATGGTGGCATGCATGTTGAGGATTTGTCAATAGAACCCACTTCTCGTGCTGGAGCCACATCTCCTCATTTAGGTAATCCAAGATCTGCAACAGATTCCCCAGGTAGAACCACGGAGTCATCTGTTGGCCTTGGTGGTCCAGCTGGATTATGGCATTTCATATATCGAAGTATTTATCTTGACCAATATGTGTCATCCGAATTTTCATCTCCAATCAATAGTTTGAGGCAGCAAAAAAG ATTATACAGGGCTTATCAAAGAATTTATGCTTCCATGCATGATAAAGAAGTGGGACCTCACAAAACCCAGTTTAGAAGAGACGAAAATTATG TGCTACTCTGCTGGGTCACATCGGATTTTGAACTGTATGGAGCTTTTGACCCCCTTGCAGACAAG GCACTCGCCATAAAAACTTGCAATCGCGTTTGTCAATGGGTGAAAGATGTAGAAAACGAAATTTTCTTGCTGGGGGCAAGTCCTTTTTCATGGTGA
- the LOC140957192 gene encoding protein S40-4-like, with protein MIFELDESDIWNTATRSASPEYLRQTARVLRKPSVSGTRRVVNSPASLPMNVPDWSKILKDEYRENRSKESDDDYEEYAGETGDWVPPHEFLARQMARTRIGSFSVHEGIGRTLKGRDLRRVRNAIWQKTGFQD; from the coding sequence ATGATCTTCGAGCTCGACGAATCCGACATCTGGAACACGGCGACCCGCTCGGCTTCTCCGGAGTACCTTAGGCAGACTGCCAGAGTTTTAAGGAAGCCCTCGGTTTCGGGGACTAGGAGAGTAGTCAACTCACCGGCGTCGCTTCCGATGAACGTCCCCGACTGGTCAAAGATACTGAAGGACGAGTATAGAGAGAATCGAAGCAAAGAAAGCGATGATGATTACGAGGAGTATGCAGGGGAGACTGGGGATTGGGTTCCGCCGCACGAGTTTCTGGCACGGCAAATGGCGAGGACGAGGATCGGTTCGTTTTCGGTACACGAAGGGATTGGGAGGACTCTGAAGGGGAGAGATCTCCGCAGGGTTAGGAATGCGATTTGGCAAAAAACTGGGTTTCAGGATTGA